CCGGATCGGGTTTGAGCTATTTGAATTCGACGGCAACACGGCCCCACAGGACAATCTGCCCTTCCGCCAGCACGGTACGTTCCATTTCGCAATCCAAGATCCCGATCTCGAAGGTCTGCTGGCAAGAATCGTCGCCGCGGGCGGCAAGCAGCGCATGCCAGTGCGCGAATATTTTCCCGACGAGAAGCCTTATCGGATGGTCTATGTTGAAGACCCGTTCGGCATCGTGTTCGAGCTTTACAGCCACAGCTACGAGCTGACCTATTCAGCTGGTGCCTACACCTGACCCGTTCAGCCTTACCAAACGTTAAGCGCGGCGTGCCTCTCTTGTTCAGTGGCGGTTAGATCCACACGTAAAAGTCGACACTCAATAAATTGGAAATCTTATGGCCCAATCCGACACCGAGAACCGCATGTTCGTCCTGGC
This Roseovarius nanhaiticus DNA region includes the following protein-coding sequences:
- a CDS encoding lactoylglutathione lyase family protein encodes the protein MLPTPRTFSHIGLSVPDLDAAVKFYTEILGFYTIMEPTEIVEDDSDIGQMCSDVFGVGWTRLRIAHLATADRIGFELFEFDGNTAPQDNLPFRQHGTFHFAIQDPDLEGLLARIVAAGGKQRMPVREYFPDEKPYRMVYVEDPFGIVFELYSHSYELTYSAGAYT